The Bradysia coprophila strain Holo2 chromosome X, BU_Bcop_v1, whole genome shotgun sequence genomic interval GCATTACATTGTCCGACTGTGTGAGTTAAGAGTCACAATCACAGTTCAGAAAGTTACTGATTAATTTTGACCGACCGAAAATGATGGACAAAAATCGTTAGGTGGACACATTCCTGAAACAACAAACCAAATATAATGTCTCGGCTAGCAGATTATTTTGTGATTGTCGGATATGATCATGATAAAGAGAGTAAGTTTTCCATTCATCTgtaaataaacacacaaacaTAACCTCAACGGGCTTTACATTTTCACACTTTTAGGAAGTGGAAATTGTACGGGTAAAATATTGCAACGTTTTCCCGAAAAGGACTGGCCGGACACACCGTTTATCGAAGGCATAGAATGGTTTTGTCAACCACTCGGATGGTGTCTGTCCACCGAGAAACAGgaaccgaaatttttcgtttcggtTCTCACCGACATCGATGCAAATCGGCATTATTGCGCTTGTTTGTGCTTCAATGAGACCGTTTCGATAACACCGAGTAAACCTGTTGATGAAGAAGAGGAGAATCTTACACCCGGTCGACCAATGATCAGTTCTGCCGCATCCACCAATACAGCCACCATAACACATCACAGTATTATGTACGCTCCAAAGTGCTTGGTACTGGTGTCACGACTGGATTATGTGGAAACGTTCCGGAATTGTCTGGGCACCATTTATACGGTTTACATTGAAAGCTTGTCGTACCCACTGGAAACGTTGATTGGCAACATTTTAGGTTGCATTCAAGTAAGTGAAACTGCGCTCGCGGTGTGTGGAGTCGAGACTCTTTATGGAaatgttttctaatttttccagGTACCTAATGCTGGTGGTCCACaagtaagattttcaatcggTGCAGGTGACAAACAAGCAATGCAGCCTCCATTGTCATCATCTTTACCGGTCACTGGAATATCCGTTAGTTCTCTATTCCAGCAATTAGGTAAGTTTGTGTCCTTTGCATTTGTGATCTAAACGTTCATATGGCTAGTTTAATTGTGCATTTATGTGGAACGGTAATATTTACCAGTGTGACCCAGTGTCCATGTCATAGTTTAGTGGCCTCTatgcgtgaaaatattttcgccaATTTCCccgaaatttctcgagttacGTGGTTCGTGAAACTTTGAAAAgattaatgaaaatatgtttatGATGGGTGCTATATAGTGTGTACGGACTCTGTGTTAATATGTGATTTGAGTGatcattttttatcaaattttatgagcTGAATTATTCGGCAAGGAAAGTGTGCTTGGAAAATGATGCCGCTATGAATACGGAgcttaaaatcaaatttagaTTGTGACAAATCGTTTATATTCAAAAGAATTTGGCTTTGTTGGTCTTACATGGAAATGCAGTGCTTCGTTTCCCATTCCTATTTCATGAAAAGTTCACACAAAGACCGTCGAtgattttctcatatttaGCATGAAAATGGGTGAAACGGTTCTTTCGCGAATACTTCACACTACACTTGCAATCGGTAGCAACATCTGTTGTCATGGAATCAGTGACTGATACTTAATTGACGTCCTATCCATCTCTGGAACATTGTTCATTAACTCAAACTTAAAACGAAGTGAGACCTCCTATGTTGATAACCAAACTTTTTGACATTGCAGGCATCAAAAATGTAATGCTGCTATTTTGTGCGGTGATGACCGAACACAAGATTTTGTTCCACTCCAAAAGTTTCACCAGGCTAACAGAAAGTTGCAGAGCCCTGACAGCACTAATGTATCCATTTCGGTTAGTTGATTTAGCAGGAAGAAGGACATAAATGTTAACGCTAATTCTCAATCAATTTCAGCTACAGTCACGTTTACATTCCAATCTTGCCGGCACCATTAGTCGAAGTTCTATCCACTCCAACTCCATTCATCATGGGTGTGCACAGTTCATTGCAAACCGAAATCACGGACTTATTGGATGTAATCGTTGCTGACATTGACGGCGGATCCATTAACATCCCCGAATCATTGGTACCGCCGGTATCGACGCTACCGCCAGCCATTTGGGATGCCACTCAAAATGCTTTGACAATGGTCTTGCAACCGCATTTAAGCACCGCCGATATGGCATTCACTCAACCACCATCCACTCAACTCAATGCGAAATCTCAGCTGATGCAAGATAAAGAAATTCGTGCCGTGTTTATGAGAATGTTCGCACAACTGTTGCAAGGATATCGGTCTTGTTTGACACTGATAcggatccatccgaaaccggTGATAACATTTCACAAAGCCGGCTTCCTGGGAGCTCGGGATCTTGTCAATTGTGATTTTTTGCTACGTGTACTTGATAGTATGTTCTTTACCGGTTTCGTTACGGAACGTGGACCACCTTGGAGACCATGCGACGCATGGGACGAGTTATATAGTGCCATGACCGATCTCACTCGAACGGAAAATCAAAATCCGAAATTGGTATGGTGATTGAGTCATTTGAAGGTGGAGAATGGTAACAAAGTTTCTCTTTTTCCTTCTTATTCCAGATTTTAGTTCACATACAAGAGTTAGCCCAGATATTATACACCAACGAAAATCCTAATTCACAAGTGTACACACAAAAAGTGCTTCGACCACCTGAAGGCGCCTATTCGCGCATCCACCAACCGCCAATGAATCAAATCAACGGTCAGCTAGTCCAAGAAATCATCAACGAAGGGCTGTCAAAAAGTGAAATACAGTCGCGCTTCCTTGGCGTTCGCACTCCTCCGCGTATCGTTCCTTCCGGGCCAAGTTTGCAGACCATATCAGACGGTCGTTCAATAGTGAACAATACTGTACGTCGGTTAGAAGTACTTAAAACATGTGTCAACTGTATATTCGACAATAAGATTGCTGATGCGAGAAAAAGTTTTCCAGCTGTGATGAGAACCCTGAAGCAGCGAGATGCCCGTTTGACATTGTGCCGTGAATTGTCTAGAACGGTGCAAGGGAACAAGGCTGTGCTTGAACATCAACAATTTGATTTAGTTGTCAAGTAAGTTATTGGCTTCTCATAAATTACATTTGTATCTTCATTGCCTACGTAGACACTAAACAACTTAAATCTTTGAACCTCGAACGTTTAGTGCAACCATAGCTCGTTGAAACATTCTTTATTTCCTTATctcaaattttatcaaaaagtcATTGAGACTCGAGGCCTTGAAAGCGAATTACTAAGGTACACGTTTACATTTATCGACCGGCATTAACTAAACTTCTCGTGCTTTTGAATGCCACTTCGTAACATACTGAACAATCCTATTTGCATGACCCATACTCAACAttaccaaattttcaatatgTTGCCTGACTTTCGCCTTATGTTCCAGATTAATGAACCGTGCTTTACAAGATGATACAACGATGGACGAACACGGTGTCGCTGCTGCACTGTTGCCATTATCAACGGCATTTTGCAGGAAACTGTGTACCGGAGTGATTCAGTTCGCCTATACGTGCATACAGGACCATCCCGTATGGAAGAATCAACAATTCTGGGAGGCAGCATTCTACCAAGACGTTCAGACGCAAATTAAAGCATTGTATTTGCCACGAACACCGTCACTGGACAACAACTATCCGTACAGGATGGGTGGTGAGTCGAATGAGAGTCGCGAAAAACTGAGCCCATCGAATACAAAATCGATGATGGAATACCGACTGTCATCACTGTCCCGATCACAAGAACCGTCCGCACTGGAAATAGCTGCTGAACAAATGAGATTATGGCCGAACATGGATGCAGCTAAGCAACAAGAATTGGTTTCGTCCGAAGAATCAACACTGTATAGTCAGGCGATCCACTACGCTAATCGAATGGTATCGCTACTGATACCACCAGATGTGAATAGTGGCGGAAAGGTGAAAAAAATCGACCATCATTTGGATGATGACACAAGTGTTTCGAATAGCGTTGTTGAATCTCACAGTCACAGCGACACCCATTCTGACGAAGGATTCGAAGAAAGCGATCCCGGTGAAACAGGCAACATTGTAGCGAAGATGGTATCGAAATTCCTAGATTCCGTGTGCACTGAAGGACAATGCACTGCTGAACATGTACGAAATCTTCACGCAATGGTGTCGGGCGTAGTGCACATGCATATCGAAACTTTAGATGCTGTTCATCGTGAGTCGAAACGAATACCACCAATTCAAAagccaaaaattcaaaaaccgaCGCTTTTGAATGGCGAAGTGTTTATTGGCGAGTCAATGCGTGTATATTTGCTGTCCGACGGACGTGAAGATGGTACGTCACCATTGTTGCCAGCAGAAGGTGCTTTGTTCCTAACAAACTATCGTGTAGTATTTCGGGGATCTCCTTGTGATCCTTTGGCCTGCGAACAGAGTATAGTTCGTTCATTTCCGGTGTCATCGTTAACCAAAGAGAAACGCGTGAACGTTTTATATTTACCGCACTTGGATCAAGTACTACCCGAAGGTTTGCAATTACGTTCGTGTACATTTCAATTGCTCAAAGTTGCTTTCGACGAAGAAGTGACACCCGAAAGCATCGAATCGTTTAGGAAATCATTAAACAAAGCCCGATACCCGGACGATGAGTTCGGgcattttgcattttctgCGTATGGTATTACAGCACAAACGCCACCTCACAAAGTCAAGGAGAAGAACGCAACTCTCAAAGGATTCGCCAAAAAGACTCTCTTGAGGACGGCAAAAAAGGCAGGCTTCAAGCAGAAAGGAGCTACGAAACGAAAATACGTTTTGTCCGGCGTTGATTTTGAGGACACGCATAATGTGAACGAACACAATGAAGAGGATGACGATTCCGACGAAAATGTAGACACAATGCCTAGAGTGACGATCAAAGATGTGGAACGGTTGAAAGAGCGTAGCTATGTGAAAGATTGGCAACGAATCGGTTTCGGCGAACCATCATCATGCTACCGAATTTCAACCGTTAACTGTAATTACAGTTTGTGCCGAACATATCCCGCCATCATTGTTTGTCCAACGAGTATATCCGATGAGTCTCTGCGATCGTTGGCTCGTTGCTACAAAAACCAAAGAATATCGTTGCCAACGTGGCGTCATCGAAATGGAGCCGTTTTATTGCGGGGCGCTGTACCACATGCAAAAGGTGTTATGGGTATGCTGAAGGGCCATCCACATTCGGCTAATACAACAACTGATTCAACAACAGGCCATCAAGAACAAGACCGATACTTCATTACGATCATCGAAAATATGCCGCATACCATGACAGTTAAATATCCGTGGGAGTTATCCGACTCAAATTTAAGTATAAACTCGCTTCTACTTGCTGCTGAGGATCATCAGATCGCGGGAAAAAGTGACTTTTCCACTTTAACGCCGGATACGAATCGGAAAACTAACTCTGCATTTCACAGCGTAAAATCGTTTTCCAGTTTTACCGCCCGACCTTTGTATGGAAAGAACAAAAGATCATCGCTGAAAACCGGTGCCAATCAATTGAGAGATATCAATGAACGGGACAGTCTCCAGTACACATTTCAACGAGTTCCACTATACTTTTTGGGTGAAAAATCTCAATCCAAATCGGCACGACTATCGGAAATGTTCACCGAATTTATTCCAGTTGACTATACAGACGTGCGTCATTCCCGTAGTGCGTTCAAGAAACTCATGCGCACTTGTCTTCCATCAGTAGTTAATAATGAACCAGACCAAACGTTTGCTAAGCTGCTTGAACAGTCTGAGTGGCTGCAACAAATTCGTGGATTATTGCAATTATCCGGAGCTGTTGTGGATTTAATAGACTTGCAAGGATCGAGTGTCACGTTAGCTCTAGAAGAGGGCTGGGACGTTACCGCTCAAGTCTCATCTTTGGCTCAACTttgtcttgatccattttacagaaCCATCGAAGGTTTTCGCGTTTTAATTGAGAAGGAGTGGCTAGCATTTGGTCACCGCTTCGGACACAGAAGTAATTTGAAGCCTAACAGCAGTTCCAGTTCGCCATTCGCACCAACGTTCCTACAATTTCTTGACTCGGTCCATCAAATTCAAGCTCAATTTCCATTGGCATTTGAATTCAACGAGTTCTACCTACGGTTCCTTGCATATCACAGTGTTTCATGCCGGTTCAGAACGTTCCTTTTCGATTGCGAATTGGAACGGTTCGATTTGGGCATATCGGCCATTGAGGACAAACGCGGATCTTTGAATTCGAAGCATGTCGTGGAGACATTTACCGGTTCTGATGATGACACAATTTATCCAGGCGGGATACGTAATACGGGGTCCAACTCTCACAAAATTGGTTCGTCCATTTTCGATTACATCGACAGGCAACATTCAAAATGGCCAATTTTCTACAACTTTATGTACACCGCCGATCCGGATAGACAAATTCTACGCCCACAAAGCTCTGTTGCTGTGTTAGAGTTATGGCGCTTTTATGTAGATGAAGAATT includes:
- the LOC119083209 gene encoding myotubularin-related protein 13 — encoded protein: MSRLADYFVIVGYDHDKERSGNCTGKILQRFPEKDWPDTPFIEGIEWFCQPLGWCLSTEKQEPKFFVSVLTDIDANRHYCACLCFNETVSITPSKPVDEEEENLTPGRPMISSAASTNTATITHHSIMYAPKCLVLVSRLDYVETFRNCLGTIYTVYIESLSYPLETLIGNILGCIQVPNAGGPQVRFSIGAGDKQAMQPPLSSSLPVTGISVSSLFQQLGIKNVMLLFCAVMTEHKILFHSKSFTRLTESCRALTALMYPFRYSHVYIPILPAPLVEVLSTPTPFIMGVHSSLQTEITDLLDVIVADIDGGSINIPESLVPPVSTLPPAIWDATQNALTMVLQPHLSTADMAFTQPPSTQLNAKSQLMQDKEIRAVFMRMFAQLLQGYRSCLTLIRIHPKPVITFHKAGFLGARDLVNCDFLLRVLDSMFFTGFVTERGPPWRPCDAWDELYSAMTDLTRTENQNPKLILVHIQELAQILYTNENPNSQVYTQKVLRPPEGAYSRIHQPPMNQINGQLVQEIINEGLSKSEIQSRFLGVRTPPRIVPSGPSLQTISDGRSIVNNTVRRLEVLKTCVNCIFDNKIADARKSFPAVMRTLKQRDARLTLCRELSRTVQGNKAVLEHQQFDLVVKLMNRALQDDTTMDEHGVAAALLPLSTAFCRKLCTGVIQFAYTCIQDHPVWKNQQFWEAAFYQDVQTQIKALYLPRTPSLDNNYPYRMGGESNESREKLSPSNTKSMMEYRLSSLSRSQEPSALEIAAEQMRLWPNMDAAKQQELVSSEESTLYSQAIHYANRMVSLLIPPDVNSGGKVKKIDHHLDDDTSVSNSVVESHSHSDTHSDEGFEESDPGETGNIVAKMVSKFLDSVCTEGQCTAEHVRNLHAMVSGVVHMHIETLDAVHRESKRIPPIQKPKIQKPTLLNGEVFIGESMRVYLLSDGREDGTSPLLPAEGALFLTNYRVVFRGSPCDPLACEQSIVRSFPVSSLTKEKRVNVLYLPHLDQVLPEGLQLRSCTFQLLKVAFDEEVTPESIESFRKSLNKARYPDDEFGHFAFSAYGITAQTPPHKVKEKNATLKGFAKKTLLRTAKKAGFKQKGATKRKYVLSGVDFEDTHNVNEHNEEDDDSDENVDTMPRVTIKDVERLKERSYVKDWQRIGFGEPSSCYRISTVNCNYSLCRTYPAIIVCPTSISDESLRSLARCYKNQRISLPTWRHRNGAVLLRGAVPHAKGVMGMLKGHPHSANTTTDSTTGHQEQDRYFITIIENMPHTMTVKYPWELSDSNLSINSLLLAAEDHQIAGKSDFSTLTPDTNRKTNSAFHSVKSFSSFTARPLYGKNKRSSLKTGANQLRDINERDSLQYTFQRVPLYFLGEKSQSKSARLSEMFTEFIPVDYTDVRHSRSAFKKLMRTCLPSVVNNEPDQTFAKLLEQSEWLQQIRGLLQLSGAVVDLIDLQGSSVTLALEEGWDVTAQVSSLAQLCLDPFYRTIEGFRVLIEKEWLAFGHRFGHRSNLKPNSSSSSPFAPTFLQFLDSVHQIQAQFPLAFEFNEFYLRFLAYHSVSCRFRTFLFDCELERFDLGISAIEDKRGSLNSKHVVETFTGSDDDTIYPGGIRNTGSNSHKIGSSIFDYIDRQHSKWPIFYNFMYTADPDRQILRPQSSVAVLELWRFYVDEELAQGPPYDPELLSTDIIDDEAELCGKQLRRKVVTVGYDSMDKSDPDAFSRLLEELRHAEAERGLLPQKWRQVWDKLELPHSDSLTRHASFSSALVRSHGRLLHKRSTLEILMRGRLSGHHQESFSHPHRFEKHSYTTPTHCNHCDGVLWGPMWTGLRCMDCGNSYHEKCSDSVPKNCTKYKAVEGVPQTLTRSQGDNGSIASSANTGQTSSQHFYEQFSSNVAENRTHEGHLYKRGALLKGWKQRWFVLDSIKHQLRYYDAMEDSNYKGLIELAEVQSVQSAPPAQVGTKKVDEKAFFDLKTSRRTYNFYALDASMAQEWIEKIQACLQ